The Physeter macrocephalus isolate SW-GA chromosome 17, ASM283717v5, whole genome shotgun sequence nucleotide sequence AGAATCTGCAGGTTGAAAAtcccaagagatggagagaagccaCCCAGCCTGGGCCACTGTCTCCCGGCCTGGAAGCTCCCTCAGCCTCAGGGGTCTCTTTGCTCCTCACAGAGAGATCACAGTAGAAATCCTCCCTGTGGCCATTGCCTTGGAGACAGCCCAGCCCCCATGGCCTCACCTCCAGGCCTTCCTGGCCTGATCCCAATCCAGTacccaggccctgggcctccATGCGCTACCCCTACCCCCAACGGCATCACCAGTCTCCTTGCTGTTCCAAACACCCAGGCTCCTGTCTGCCTCCTAACCTTTAGTCAACGCTTCCTCCCACCTGAAATGCTTTCCCCATCTCTTCctacccaaacctcaccctttcTTCCAGGCAGGCCTGTCTCaaatcctcccttctccccaatTCTTCCCCAAGACTATGAGGACAGGAACCGTAGCTGTCTCAGGAGGACTAACTCATAGCCTCTGGCCCACAGTAGGCTCTTAGGAAATACTGCACTCGCTGGCCCCTCCTATCTCTCTAACAGGATCTGGGACTCAGGAATGGGGCCTGGGGCCTCCCAGAACCAACACACGGATGTGGGCTAAATGAAACAACTACTACAAAGTAATAGTTGTGTTTATTACAAAGTAACACGCAAAACACATACCCTCGCCCTGGGGCTGGCAATGGGAAGGATCAGGGATGGAGTAAGGGTCCTAGCTCAGGGAGCACGGGGTGAGGGTCGGGGAGGACTCTCACAGGTAATATTTTGTACTAAATACCAGCAGCTTTGACATTCTTGACCCTACCTTTTGATACATGAAAACCTCAAAACTCTCTCATCTGAAGTTCTACCTTCATGCCCTGCCGCGCCAGCTCAGTGTCTGGCaaacagcaggtgctcagtgatgCTTATGGATGAACAAAGGCAGGAATGCAGACCCAGAGTGGGGATGGACACACACGCATAGTGAGGAGGGAGACCCCACGGGCCCCAGCCCACCTCCGCCCCTCCCCTCGACCTCCTTTTCAGGGCCCTGAAGGAGGACTGGGCATTCCTGCCAGAATCTGCAAAAATCAATAGCGGCCAAGGCTTTTCCTGGAGGCAGGACCTTCAAGGAACAAAGAAAGCACCATCTTGAGGATGGGATGCAGAGCGTATCACAGGCGAGCCTGGACCAGGCGCAGAGGCCTTGGGCAAATTTCCCAGGCCTGAGCAGTCCGTGGTCCTGCCTGGGGCCTGCTCTGGAGGAGGGATGAGGCTGGGGACTGGGAGGTCAGGTGGAGGCTCTCTATGGAGCTGCCTCTGCACAGATGGCAGGACAGAAAACGGAGGCTCCAGTCCCTCCAGGAGCTGAGAGTAGGCCAGAGGGCTGGCTGCCCCCTCTGTCTGCTGGTGAAGAGCTTTCCTGCTCCCACGGCCGGCCCTGGTGCCAGCACCAGCCCCGGCCATTGTTCCCGGCTTCCTGGCCCGCCAAGAGTGGGCTGGAGCCAGAGCCCCGGGCTTCAGTGGCTGCAGCTGGAGGTCTGTGGGTTCAGAGCCCAGGCGGTCCCACCCCGCCGCCTATCCCCCCTCCTAGCCAGACCCCACAATGCCAGGCCTCTCTCATCACTAAGCGCACGGCTTCGGGAAGCCCCTGGACTTCTCAAGGATCAGCACAAAACACATCCTCAGGTCTGCCCTGCCCATCTCATGGAGGTGGTATGAGGCTCAGACCAGCTGGTGGATGGGAAAGGTCTTGTGTAGCAGGGTGGGCGTGGGAGAGCCCTGACGCTCAGGTAGGAGAGCTAGGCCGGCTCCCTTCTGCCGCTGACCTCCCAGTGCCCTGCTTTCCTGAGTGGCCACAACGTGGCAAACACGCCACTCAGGTCATTTCACGGGACCCTCACCCTAAGCCCAGAAGAGAGCATTAAtggctccatttcacagatgaggaagaggaggcccagagaggtccaAACACCTTCCCAAAGCTTTGGTGCTGATGAGTGGCAGAGGCGGGGCTCCAGCCAGGCCTGACTGTGGTGCTCTGAACTACGACAGCACAGCACTGCCACAGCGGTTCACGAGCACAGGCTCCACCCCTGGAGAGCAGGGTCCTCTCCCACTGCTCCCTGGGGGGCCGAGCACAGAGCCAGCCACACAGTGGGAGTCTGCCAGAGCCGTCAAGATGATGGGCTCCCTAGGAAAGTTGTCTTTGGTGGCCCAGCTTGCCCTGGCAATGACTTCGAGGACCCAGGAGAagggacccccaccccacccagcagTGCCTCTTTCCCCAGGAAAGGGAAATTATTAACTCCAGAGTGTGAATTTATGTCCGCCTCTCGCTCTCGCTCCTCTGGCCCTCATCCACATGTCACCCCTCACCCCAAGTTACCACCCTCTTCCCATCCTGTCAGTGGTTGGGGCAAAGGGGATGATTACCAACAGATTAAAGATGATAGTGCTAGTTGGTACCCCTAGCCATAGAACCTGAAGTTCCCCCATGAAAATTCCATGCTCTAAGAGATGGAGCCTCACATCAGCTATGGGACACAGGAAGCGGTGGGGTTCCTGGGCAGGTAGGTGGGAGAGGTACCTGTGTGTGTGGGCAGGTACAGTGTGTGGCCGCTTAAGCCAGTTTGTGCTGTTTCTGTCACTTACAATCAAGAGAGACCAGAATGAGACAGGTGGGGAGCAGACTGGAGGccgagagaggcaggaaggggaatAGGGGCCACGAGCTGATCCGGTTACCTTCCCAGAATCAGAGCGACAGGTCTCCAAGGACCCTTAGAGATCAGAGGTCAAGACCTCTGCTTCAGATGGAATCAAGGCCCCAAGAGGAACAGAGCCTGCCTGGGATCACTTGTTATCAAAGGTCTAAGACCTGAGCCTGAACACGCAGgcccccaggccagggctccaTCCACGGCCCTGGTTTTGGCCCAGGTGGGAGCCCCACTGCTTTGTGAGGGGAGGCAAGGTGGgggacaaaggaagaaaaagtcattGCACCCTCCATGTGAGCCCATCCAGGGCTCCTCTGGCCTCTGGCACACGCAGAACACCATCTGTTCAGGAAGAGCAACCTGAAGCTATAAAGCACCCAACACATGCCAGTGCTTTCCAGGAGTCTCTGCCAGGTGGGTGGGTTTTGCCTAAGGTCACTGAACTAGAAAAGAAGCTAGGATTCAAGCCGGGCACAGGGACAAGGGGCCCTGGGCGCCCTCGCTGAGAGGTGGACGCTTGCACACGGCTTCTCAAGGGCAGGGTCCTCCTGTGGCCACACGCGGAGCGAGTAAGAGGACCATGGGGTCCTGGTCACATCCGGGGTCCCCCCCTGGCCTCTCCACTAAGACTTCTGCAGCCAGTTTTGAGCTCTCTGCGGCGTGGGTAGCTCCTTGTCCTCTTTctaccctcacctccacccctacCTTCCGGGCAGGGGTCCCTCCTGACCACCCTCCACTGGCTCTCAGACCTGGGGGGAGTTGCTTTtaccttcctctccccacctccacccctgccttTGAGAAACAGTAGGAGCCCGAGTTGCAGTTGGGCCACTGCGGGACAGGTAGGGGACAGAAGAGGGCGCAGGAAGGCGGAGATGGAGGCGGCTGGGCTGGACACGCAGATGGATCACCGTGCGACAGGGTGAGCAGGAGTGGGGCGAGGGCATGTGATCCTCGGGGGCGGCGCCTGTAGGCTGCTCCAGGCAGACCCTGATTTTCCCCTGGGGCTGAGCAAGCTCTCCTGCTTACCAGGCCCAGCGCCCAGCTTCTGACCATCCATGAGCTGCCGGTCCCTCACAGATCAGCTCCCTTTACAGGGGCTGCAGTTAAACCCCAAGGATGTCAAGAGGTCACAGCCCAAGGATCCCAAGTGTCCTGCAGTTGGTACCGTCAGCATCGTCACAGCTTCCCCACCAGGGCCGCCGTATGCAATTccacttaattctcacaagaacCAAGCAGGGCAAGGGTTAacctccccattttatagatgaggcaactgagtcccaaggaggttaagtgacttgcccaaagtcacacaaccagAATGTTCAAAACATTCGAACCCAGCCTTATGTCCCAATCCCAAGCCTGCCACCCTGGCCTGCACACCTCACTCCCTCCACGTCCCAACATTCCCCTCTGAAGAATGACCAGAACAAACTGTGCTTTGGTCTGTGAAGGTCAATGTCTTTACTTCTAAAGCATACATTGGACTCACTATATATTAACATCAAAAGGGCTATCTAAAATGgagtcattctttttaaaaatccaaattctcACATTTTTATATAAGATCCAAAATGACATGAAATTAAACTATACAATGTTATGAACAGTATAACAACTGCTTttagaaagcaaaatgaaagaaaaacattagcAGTTGGGACTGTTGTCAGCCTGGGTTCCATGTCGTTGAGGCATGGTGACTAAAGCCAGCACCGAGGGGAAGGACCAGCCCCTCTCTGCGGGCACAGGAAGGGAACCTAGGCAGAGCAGGGGGATGAGGGCTTTTCAGACTTCTGAAGGTGAGAGTGGGACACGACAGGTCTCCCTGCTCCTCTGGGATCTTGGGGCGGGCACTGATTAAAGTCTCCTTTTAAGAcccagggaagggggctgggagagggtggggcagagctgggttcaaaAGAATCATTTTGATAGTAAAGGTCTTCTGGTCTTCCCAAGGAGAGTCCCGGCCATCAAGCAATACCAATCGATTCCATCTACCTACCGGTTTCCTTAACAACCCTCTTCCCCCGCCCACTCCTTATCCTGGACACCCTCGGCTCCATGAGCCCAGTGGGCAGCCAGAGACCTAGGGGGACCCTAGGAGGACCCGAAGGAGAACACTCTGGCCTTGGAAGTAGCTGGATGTTGTCCAGAGCATCTTGGTAGAGCAAAACCCCTGGAGTACAGGCCAGCAGCCAGACTGATGGGGGAGGGTGCCCATGGGCTGGGAGGGCACTGTGGGGTCAGAGGCGTTCCCCTGGTCCTTTCACCTCCCCTACCCTGGGTACCCAGGCATGGTCTTGGCCCTGAAGCAGGGCTGGGGCGAGCTGATTAGGGCCACGCCCTTGAGGCTTTGGTTCACACAATTCAAAGGGGTGACACTTGTTCCCATCCACTGGGAAGATCACGGGCTTGGCCCTGCTTCCTCCCAGGCACCAGGTGATCTAACAATCCCCTCTTTCACATCAGTAGTTCTGTCGGGCCGAGAGCACATTCCCCACCAGTGCTTGGAGCCATGCCGCAAAGGTGGGAGGGGCACTTCCAAAACAGTGGGATTAGCCCTGGGTGCAAAGgctgcctttcctcctttccctgtgGACAGCACTGTCCCCGGCTGAGTGAGCCACAGGAGAAcctctctgcctcctcccttCTGGCTGGGCCAATTGCTCTCCAAGCAGACTGAGCCCACAGATGTGCAGCACCCCTGTATGTCTCGCCTGCCAGAAACCTGGAGGATGTATCGCCCCTGGCTGAAGCTGACGGAGAGGCCGGTGGCTCACAGTTTGCCCTCCTGGTTCCAGGAATACATCACGGAGCTGGCCTTCTCCCTCAAACAGCAACCTGAATGGGGTGCCCTACACCCAGCCTACCTCTGCGGTCCAGCCCTTCTCCCAGGCCCTACCGTGACCCTCCTCTTTCCTAACCTATCCGATTTCTAATGAGGCTGAAAGGTCTGGGAAGGTTGGGCTAGCACCACCCCCTCGTTGGGGTGGAGAGAGGCCATCTGACTTCCAGCCTGGTTCCAGGCCCCCAGAGACAAGGGAGGCTGAGGTCTCTCAAGAAAGCGAATCCTGTAATGGGAAAGAGGTCTGTGGGGTCAGGACCAGCCACAGCAATCTGCCGCCCCCGCGCCCCCCAGGCCTGTACCGGGAGTGCCAGGCACCCACACCCTCCACCTGCCCAGTGCCCTTCTGTCCTCACGCCCAGGGCCTCCCTCCGAACACCGCGTCGGGTGCAGGGATGGGTGCGAGGAGGTCAGGCGGGGCCTGGTGGGGGCCGCGGCGCGGACTCAGGGCAGGCAGGCGGCTACCTGGTAGGCGCCCTCGGCCGCAGCTGCGGCGGCGCTGTGCTGCGCGCTGTGCTCCTGCAGCAGGGCCACGTCCAGGAAGCGCTCGCCGCACCACACGCACTTGAACTGCTGCTCCCGGGCGTGCACGCCCTGGTGCTTGTTGAGGTGCTCACGCTGCTTGAAGGCCTTGTCGCAGTTGGGGCACTTGTAGGGTTTCTCGCCCGTGTGCACCCTCCGGTGCCGCTGCAGGTCGGAGGCATACTTGAAGCGCTTCTCGCAGTCTGGGCACTTGAGCGGCTTCTCGCGGGCCGGGTCGCAGCGGTGCTGCACGAACTCGGAGGACGAGAAGAAGCGGCGCTCACACAGGGTGCAGCGCAGAGGCTTCTCGGCGGCCGAGCAGTGGGCCAGCTGGTGCTTCTGCAGAGCCGACGCCCGCTTGTAGGCCTTGTTGCACACCGGGCACTTGAAGGGCCTCTCGGCCGCGCCCGGCAGGCACTTGTGCCGCAGCAGCTCGGCCGACTGGTCGAAGCCCTTCTGGCACACGGGGCACTTGAAGAGGGTCTCGAGGGTGTGCACGTGCTGGTGGTAAAGCAGATGGCTGGGCTGCCCGAAGCCCTTCTCGCACAGGCCGCACTTGAAGGGCTCCTCGGTCTTGTGCGTGCGCCGGTGCCGCATCAGCGCGTACTGCTGCTTGAAGCCCATGGGGCACAGGTCACACTTGAAGGGCCGCTCGGCGCTGTGCGTGCGCTCGTGCTGCCGCAGGTCCGACGGCCGCTTGAAGGCCTTCTGGCACTCGCCGCAGCGGAAAGGCCGCTCCCCGCTGGGCGTGCACGGGTGCTGCAGCAGCTCGGATGACTCCTTGAAGTGCAGCTCGCACACGTTGCAGCGGAACAGGTGGTGCTCGCCCGAGTGCGCGTACATGTGGCGCACCAGGTGCGAGCGGTGCTTGAAGGTCTTCTCGCAAACCGCGCACTTGTACGGCCGCTCCGAGCTGTGCGTGCGCTTGTGGTGCACCAGGTGGGATGACTGGCTGAAGCTCTTGTCGCACAGCGTGCACTTGTagggcttctcgcccgtgtggATGCGCTCGTGCCGCGAGAGCTCCGACAGGTGCTTGAAGGGCTTCTGGCAGATGGGGCAGCTGTAGGGCTTGTCGGCCTGTTCTGCAGGGGCTACGGCGGGCGGAGGGGGTGCCGGGGGCAGTGAAGGGGCGGCCGTGGCTGCGGGCTCAGCCGCCTCGGCGGGCTTGTAGGTCTTCTCGCAGATGGAACATTTCACGAGGCCCCCAGCGCCGCTGTGCGCGCTGTGGTGCTGCGCCAGCGACGTGAGCAGCGAGAAGCCCATCTTGCAGACGCCACAGACAAAAGGCTTCTGTTCGGCCTGCACGCACTGGTGCTCCAGCAGGTCGGTAGCCTGGTGGAAGATCTTGAGACACTGCGTGCACTGGAACGAGCGGTCGTGGCCCGCCAGGCACTGGTGCTCATGCGGGCTGGACAGGTGCGCCAGGTCGTGACCGCACACGCCGCACTTGGGGCCCGGCTCGCCTGCTGGCTGCAGGGGCGCGTGCTGCGGGGGCTGCAGGCCTGGGTCAGGCTGCAGAAGGATGCCATAGACGGCACAGCCCAGGGGGTTCTCAGCTGTGCCTGGGGTCAGTGTGTGCTCGGCCAGGGCCGGCGGTGGTTCTGCGTGGTGTTGAGGCTGCGGCGGCTGCGGCTGCTGCGGCTGTGTCTGCGGCGGCTGCTGCCAGCTTTCCGACATGCTTGGGAAGATGAAACAGGGTTTGGAGAGTAATGGCTTCAGTTTCCCCGCTTAAGGTGACCCACACCAGAGAGAGAAGCTGCCCAGGATCAGGTATGGATGAGGACCTCagacaaggcacagagaggggctAGTCAGGCGGCCCAAGTCATTAACCAAGACAGACTACAAGGCTCTGCCTACAGGACGGGGGTCTTCGAGGCAGAGTGCCAGCAATGGCAGGGAAGCTCTGCCTTCCCTGATGATTGGTTctgtagagaagaaagaaatcgTGAGCTTGAGGCAGGGACATGCAGCTGTTCCCGGGGCCTCTCCCTGATCTGCCTGCACTCGCCACATTGACATAAACCACATCAGGGAAGCGAGAAGGGCTCAGGGCGGGGAGATCTGCTCCCTTCACATGCTACCAAAGAAGTCTGCTGGCGGCTCAGCTCCTCCAGCAAAGGGGACGGTGGCTGTCTCCATGCCCAACCCACCCTCAGTTCCCCATCCCTGGGCCAGGCATCCCAACCTCCCAGCTTACTGTCAACCCTCTTCAATTAGGTGTCTCACGGGTGACAGTCTGGGGTGAGCTGACCACAACACAAAGCCACAAGTTCTGCTCTTGCTCCAAAGAAAGAAGGAGGTGACCAGATAGGGCCCTGGCATCCAAAACAAGAATTTTAGTAACGtaactttttttttgcaaaacacTTCTTACTTGGAAGCCCAGTACCTAAGATAGATAAAAGCAGAAAGGCTCTGGTTGAGGCCTCCCTGTAGGCCTGCTGTGGGTCTAAGAGGCCAGGCCTCCCAGACCTGAGGGCCCCACAGCTAACAGCCTCAGTCAGTCAATATCTAAAACAACTGCATGAAACTGAGGACCATCTCAGAAACCTTCTCCCATCAGGGGCTGGCCGATACCCCTCTCAACTACCCCACAGGCCCTCCCCCCTGACCATGTGCCTGTTCTCTCATCACATAAGTGGGATGGCTTTGCAGGGACCTGAGCCAGTGCATGATGGGGGTCAGATGACGGGTCCACAGACCCACGCAGCCTAGATGTCTACAAAGCAGAAGTTCCCTAGTCTAGTCATCTCCCAGAGCACCAAAACAAGTCCTAAATCCTCTTCCTCTGACAGTGTCAAGGCCTGTAGGAAAATGGAAGCAATTTCGAGTTTGCCCCTGCAACGTGGGAAGTGGCAGGCTAACCACAGAGAGTTCGTCCCCATCACCTTTCCGGAGAGAACCCTGTTCCCTTGCTCCAAGTCTGTAACATTTTGGATAATCAATAGAAGGTAAAGACCACCCAGCTCAGGCAAATCTCTAACTCACCACTTTGTGGCAGCATAAGGTAATGACAGCGAGAGGGAAGAACTTTTAGAATCAGATGCAACCCACTTTCAGGTTCCCAGCTCTTCTGCCTCTAACATTGAAAAGTTTCTAAGTTTTCTCCCgatgaaaagagaaggaaggggatgcCTTTACAGGCCAGCCTGGCCTCTAACTGCCAAAGAAACATAAGAGTCAGGCTAAAAGCTGTCAACCTCAGCATCTTTctgggaagagaagaagtaaagaagCCGCTGCTCTGGGTGGAGGCAGCAGGTTGCATGAGTGAGCAGGTACTGAAGCCTCCCCAGGAAAGAGGGAAGCAGAACTACTCTAAGCGAGGTCTAGGTCAGGCTGCGCCAACccaactgtttttgttttttttttttccccccggcaTGAATGGCTGCCAGACACAGGGTCCACGGTCCTAGGCCCCCAGCTCAGCTGCCCACCCTGGCCCCCCTCCAGGAAGGTGCGGCCAGAGGCCTCTCTGATCACTCAGCAAAGAGGATGAGAGACTAGGGTGAGGGAAGCAAGCGGAGGCCCCCACCTgcgccccaccccagcccttccTCTTCCCTGGGAAACCGAATGAAAGCCGATCACCTCCCTGCCGGCACTGCCCGCCGGCCCAGCTGGGCTGCCTCCTGTCAGCCCTCGCCGGGAATGGACAGGCCGCTGCGGCCCGAAGGCCGGCCCCGCGGGCGATTGGGCCCGAAAAAGGCCCCAGGGCTGCAGGCTTGGCCCGGGAGACAGCTGCGCGTCGAGGTCGGCCTGGGCCGCCCAGGAGCTCAGGAGGCCCCCGGGTCGGGCTGGAGGGAGTGGAGGGGCGGCCGGGCCGGCTGGGGAAGGGGTGCGGCGGGCGCGGGAGTGGCGCCCAGCCGCGGCCCCGGGCGCCCAGCCGCTCACCTGCTCCAGGCCGCCCGCGGGGTCAGGCTCAGGGCGAGTGGCGACCGGCTGCTCTCTCAGCCGCCCCTTTATTCCGACTCCATCCGCGGCAGCGCGGCCTACGCGCTCTGCCAATCCCCGGCCTCGCGTAGCGGCGGCGTCCGGCTCGGGGGCGGGAACGGGCTAGCGGCGGCCGGAACCGAGGAAACGACGTGCGCGGCCGGGATAGCGGGGCCGGGGCGGAGGAGCGCTGGGAGGGCGGGCGGACGGACCGATGGCCTTGCAGAGACCGGCGGACAGGCGGGCGGCGCGGGGGCCAgggaggcggggccggggggaggaGCGGCAGCCTGGGTGGCGGCGGCAGCGGGAGGAGCGGGCGGCGCGGAGCGAGGCCGCCCCCTGCCGGGGACCCCGCGGCCGGGCCGGGTCGGACAGACGGGCGCGCCGGGCCGGCTCTCCAGTCGCCCGGCCGGCACGCCTCAGATGACCCAGGGAGGGCGCTCTGTTTCCGACCACCCTACTCGGCCTTAAGGGAGGGGGCTCTCAGGACCCGGCCCCCGGTCCGACCCCTGAACCTGAGAGGAGGGGCCTCCTAGACTCTGAACTTCTGGAACTGACCCGCCTCTGACTGTTCAGCTCGCTCTTAGGGGAGGGGACCCCGGAGCTCGGACTTTGGGCCGACTTGAGGAAGAGGTCCCGGAACCTCTGACCCCGTCCGGACGGCAAGGGCAAGGGCGAGGGCACTAGACTCCGATGGGTCTAGTGCGCTGACCTCTGACCCTGGGACCATCTGCTGGTGGGAGGTCCCGAGCTGCTGCAGACCGAGCAGCGGACAGAGAGATCAGGGCCGAGAGCGATCTGTTTAATGGGCACACGGAGGATGGCGGTTCCGGGAGGCTCCAGGTAGTGGTCAAAGCGCGGCGAGCCAGCAAGCAGCGTGGTCTAAGTGGGTAGCCTCTTTGCTCGAGTCCTGCCGGGCCCCGCCCCAGACCCCGCCCCGAGGCGGTGCTAAtccgggccccgcccccgggAGAGCACTTCCGGCACAGAGGAATTCCGGGTGTGGTTCGACTGCTGGTGGGCCGGTTGTACCTTAGCGAAGGGGGTCCCCCATGAGTGCGGCGCCCCTGGTGGGCTACAGCAGCAGCGGCTCCGAGGATGAGGCTGAGGCCGGGGCCCGGGTCCGGCTGGGGACTGGAGGCTGCAGTCGGTGAGGAGCGAGGAAGACTTTCTGGGGAGGGTGCGGGTTGGCACCCGGACCGGACCCGAGCTTTGGGGTGGTTGGGGAGGGTGCCGGGCTGCTCGCGAGGGAAGGAAAAGGGGCACCGGGGGAAAGGAGGATCCGAAGGACAGCCTTGGACAAAGCCCCGGAGTGCCCCCACCCGGCTAGGCCAAGGTTAGGAGGCAGGAAACTTGGGTTCGGGTCCAGCCTCCGCCGCTGGCCCACTCGTCTCCCGGCGCGCACCGCTGTACCACCCTAGGTCTGCTTTCTCATTTAGAGAGTGTTTTCCTTTATccagtaaatattaattgagcaccctctctgtgccaggctcGGGACTGGGGACTCAGCAGTGAGCAAAACCATCCAAGTCTTCTACTTTGTGGAGCTTCAGTTCTTAATTGCCAAGCCTGGTGCAATCTGAGTGCTTTTCAAGCAGTCTCCCGGTTCACCTCACAATAGCCCTATCAGGTTGCAGTgcactgtacagatgaggaaactgaggcccacagagggcacatgacttgcccaagaccacggAGCTAGGAAGTGTCACTCCAGCTGAGGCCTGTCCAGTTAGGGCATGTGACCTCTGAACCACATATTGCCACTTGCCCCGTTGTTTTCCATGGGGACCACGTTCCCTGTTAAAGTCTGCCTCCGTGAGCCCTTGGGAGACCCCAATGAGACAGTGTCGGGGAAAGAGCTTTGTGGTTATCTAGAAGCTGCTTACAGCACCTGGTGAGAAGTAGACACGCAGACTCACCTGGTACAGGGGGTTACAACTTTCATTGTGTGTACAGAGGTAGAGAATGCTAAGAGGCTAAATGtgcttgatttcttcttttctcttgcagGGGCCAGAGCCCCCTTCCCAGCCAGAAGTTGCCAGTACCCGACAGTGTGCTGGACATGTTCCCAGGCACCGAGGAGAGGCCTGCGGATGATAGCGCAAAACATGGGGGCCGGGTGCGCACCTTTCCCCACGAGCGGGGCAACTGGGCCACCCACGTCTATGTACCATGTGAGTAATGCGTGAGAGGCACGTGGCTACAGGTGTCCCCTTATGGGAGGAAGCTGGCCCCAACCAGGAGGAAGAAGCCAGAAACCTCTGACACTGGTGGTGGGAAAGAGATTAACTCAACAGAGAGAGAGCAAGTTTCAAGAACTAGGGAATTTTTCTGTTAACTTGGTTTCAGGTTTTCTggtctttgtttttatattgggatgtagttgattaacaatgttgtgatagtttcaggtatacagcaaagtgattcagttacacatacacatgtacctattctttttcaaattcttttcccatttaggttgttacataatattgagcagagttccctgtgctgtacagttcAGTTTTGAATTCGttgcctgaaatattttttactaaCCCTGTGTATACTGTTCTCCCTGCTCATGAGGATGTGACCAAGGGAGGGTCTAGGGCAGAGTGTCAAGGCCATCCCAGACTGCAGCTGTAGCTGGTACTTTATTTTGAAGAGGGCTGTAGGTGTGCTGGCCTCCAGTCCCACCCCACCCTAGCCCTAATGAGTGAGTGGCAGGCAGAAAATGCCCAGGGTTCAGAGTCTGACCTCACTCCACTACCCACTACTCTGTGTGCCCTTTAGTAAGTTGctgacttctcagagcctcagtttcctcatctctaaaatggggatagtagtaATACCTATCCTCTAGGacttttgtgaagattaaatcagaTAATCTATGTCAAGTTCTTAGCACGATACACGGAGAATGTGGTGGCTCTTATTACATTGTGTTAGATCAGGTAAACTCTTGGaacctccatttccccatccacAGAATGAGAATGATTCTCTATACTGCCTACTCCACGGGGCACTTGAGCAAATCGAGTAACTTATTAGTTGTGAGCAGACTATTAACCATGCAGCTCTAGTCACATGTTtggttaaagaaaatgaataatctgTGAAAATACAGTGGTGGTCCTTGTTGCATTCTTTGTCTTTATGAACAATTAGGAGCATTCTAAATGTCTATCAGGAGATTCTAAATGTCTGATTAAAGAAATGAACTGTTTCTGATTATGGGTTACTGTAATCATGAGCTTGATTTATGTAATGAGAGGAAGGCTGTCCAACATGTAGTGTTATATGGAGAAAGCCAATGGAAGAACTGGTATGCCCTCatcttttttaacaaataagaTATATACGTTAGTACGTGCACTGAGAAAAGGCTGGGGAAATAGGCATCACATTTGACAGCCTTTATCTCTAGGGTAGTATCTTGAAAGTAGGCTGTATGTACCTGGGGAAGGGATCAAGATGATCCATTAgagagaaaaagtattaaaacctTTTGATGTATTTCTCTTtatctcatcttttaaaatttctgttgttccaAGTGTACATTTTATAACACACATAATTTTGCAGTGTAGCACGtgtttgtaatttataaataaatacacatttattgcgGGTATGTGTGCAA carries:
- the ZNF319 gene encoding zinc finger protein 319; translation: MSESWQQPPQTQPQQPQPPQPQHHAEPPPALAEHTLTPGTAENPLGCAVYGILLQPDPGLQPPQHAPLQPAGEPGPKCGVCGHDLAHLSSPHEHQCLAGHDRSFQCTQCLKIFHQATDLLEHQCVQAEQKPFVCGVCKMGFSLLTSLAQHHSAHSGAGGLVKCSICEKTYKPAEAAEPAATAAPSLPPAPPPPAVAPAEQADKPYSCPICQKPFKHLSELSRHERIHTGEKPYKCTLCDKSFSQSSHLVHHKRTHSSERPYKCAVCEKTFKHRSHLVRHMYAHSGEHHLFRCNVCELHFKESSELLQHPCTPSGERPFRCGECQKAFKRPSDLRQHERTHSAERPFKCDLCPMGFKQQYALMRHRRTHKTEEPFKCGLCEKGFGQPSHLLYHQHVHTLETLFKCPVCQKGFDQSAELLRHKCLPGAAERPFKCPVCNKAYKRASALQKHQLAHCSAAEKPLRCTLCERRFFSSSEFVQHRCDPAREKPLKCPDCEKRFKYASDLQRHRRVHTGEKPYKCPNCDKAFKQREHLNKHQGVHAREQQFKCVWCGERFLDVALLQEHSAQHSAAAAAAEGAYQVAACLP